One region of Vanessa cardui chromosome 20, ilVanCard2.1, whole genome shotgun sequence genomic DNA includes:
- the LOC124538604 gene encoding uncharacterized protein LOC124538604 encodes MHPVVFILILAGTCLAHYRGYESRNLIERDEAHAEMEGIVECPVCENSHSWLLPQEECDIVKGNKRFKKCHMGTYLNEKCGNRMDCYRGPGESCTEKMEYDIYGQKCARGYYCNSALHVCTGLRYTVDPLSHLILSNRLYRYPLHSQNDDLIDKSAFFVA; translated from the exons ATGCATCCCGTAGTCTTTATCCTCATCTTAGCTGGCACATGCCTGGCTCATTATAGAGGATATGAATCCAGAAACCTTATAGAAAGAGATGAAGCACATGCCGAAATGGAAGG AATCGTCGAGTGTCCCGTCTGCGAAAATTCCCATAGCTGGTTGCTTCCGCAAGAAGAATGTGACATTGTAAAGGGCAACAAGCGGTTCAAAAAATGTCACATGGGCACTTATTTAAACGAGAAATGCGGAAATCGTATGGATTGCTAtcgg GGTCCTGGAGAATCGTGCACTGAAAAAATGGAATACGATATCTACGGGCAGAAATGTGCCCGCGGGTACTACTGCAACAGTGCCCTACACGTGTGCACCGGCCTTCGCTATACCGTAGATCCACTTTCCCATTTGATACTTTCGAATCGTCTCTATCGTTATCCTCTTCATTCCCAAAATGACGATTTAATTGATAAATCTGCATTTTTTGTCGCGTAA